From the Lactuca sativa cultivar Salinas chromosome 9, Lsat_Salinas_v11, whole genome shotgun sequence genome, the window ATATGAAGATTACTATTTTATTTGTtagatgaaataaataaaaatatttatccaATAATTAATAAAGGAGTTTCTTTTATTATGGCACGTTTTGATGGATCTTAATTCTTGAAAAAATGGTTTTGGAAGCTTTATCCATCaataaatgtatttaaagagaTGATTATCACTAATTTCATATGGAGATTGGAGAATCCAAATAAAAGCTCAAGTATCATATGACCCGACTTGAAGGCTTGTTGCAAATTGCAATGGGCCAATGGCTAATTGgctatatatatatttggttatTTATGTGAGGTTGTCTTAAAACCGGTTTCAATGTGCATATCTAAGCCTACATTataaattatgggctattgggCCTAATGGCCAGGCATTGAGGCCAACCCACCAAGCTTTATTACATAGTTCAAAACTAAAACGAGTAAAGAGTTTAGATGAATTTTCTTTTTCTTCAAAGTTGATAGATACTATATATGTCACATAAAATATCAACTTTGTATTACATAAAATATCAactttgtattttatatatacggaTGAATGGTCATAAATTTTTTGTTAATATATGCCAAATAATGGATACGTAGGTCCTTTGCTATGAACGATTAGCCACTCACAAGAACTTGACAACGACTCTTAATAGTACaacgttttttattttattttattttattttggtatTGTGGTACCAACAATCACATTATTTTCAAAACCTTCGATCAGAGTTCTAGATTTTAGATTCATTTTTAAATAACCGATAAACGTTACCTAATATAGAAATCATTGCTTTTTATGTTATGTACCGAGAAAATGAAATAATTGAAACCACGTTTTATGAAAAAACCTAAATATGCTGCATTTGGAGCTAACATGATTGATTTTGAGCTTTAAGTGACAGAATTTGggcttgatgattattataagatGTTTGTCACATTTTTCGTAACTTAAGCTCATATAAATTACAATTCTTTTCACTATGTTTATAACTGATTCCTCTTCTGCAAAAATGGTAACAATATACAACTCACAATTCAAACTGTCTCAAAACTCATCACGTTACAGGTAAATTATCAAAcactaataatattttaaaaaatgttaGAATTTGAGTATCCACAACCTTTGTGGAATTCCTCACATGAACATTTAAGATTCCATAAAACATTCAACCATATGCAATCATGCATGACTGTTGAAGTACACCAGCGTTTGGTCATTGTCTGTGTCAGGAAACTAcgtgaaaattaaaaatttagtaCTAGCAACTAGCAAGGACACGAAAAACGTGTTTAGTATATTTTATTGCAAATGAATCATGTTGTTTAGATatacaatataaaaaaaaaaacattacattttaATAAAACGAGAAATTAGCTTGCTAGATTTTTGCTCTCTCCTTTTTATATTACACAATATACAAAAAGAAGTGGCAAAGGAAACTCTGCTTATCCTCCTCCACTTACTTATAACACTTCCCCTCCACCAATCTTTAATTTCCTTCTACATTTACATAATCCATACGTTTTTATACGCAAATTCTATCAACCCAATCGCTATTTttcaaatgaagaaagtttcaaCTACAACTGCATGTTCTTTTGCTTTCTTTTTTTGCTTTTTGTTTTGGAGTGTAACAGGTCGGTTTTTACAATATGATGATGGTGAGCAAGTTTCAGATGGTGTCTACAACCATGGAGATAAACATGAACAATCTTTCTTTCTTCGATTCTTGGGATTTAGTGACTCTGAGGAGTATTGTGAGCAGATGTATGGATTTCTACCATGTTCAAGCAATCTTCCAGGTCATTTGTTTCTTATTGTGGTATACGAGTACCTTTTGTATCATGGCGAATCCTATGCTGGTGGTGATGGAAGGATTTTCGGTGTTCTTGGGAATAACTTCTTTGGTGCAAGTGTTTTCCAGCTTCTTGATTCCCTCCCCGATTCTTTAATCCTTCTTGGTAGATTCCCTTATGTTGTTACTCTCAAATTTAATTGCTAAAAAGTCGAAATCGAAGTAGCTTTGATTGTATCCAAGATTCTATTATTTATGAAATGAATTTTGGGTTGATGTAATTCAAACACCGATGAATTGATATTTTACAGATTTAAACTTTTGATTGTTTGATCGCAGCATCTGGACTCTCGAGTAGTAAAGAAAAAGCTCAAGAATACGTTGTAACGGGTGCTGGATTGTTAGCTGGATCTTCAGTGATGCTTCTCACTCTTCTATGGGGAGTATGCTTCATATGTGGTAGAACAAAATTCTATGTAAAACCCGGTTCTAAAGTGAAAAATAAAGTTATGCAACTATTAACAGGTTTGCATTCATCGTTTCGATTTAAAGTTTTGATCTTTAAAACTCAAAGACTATTTAATTATGATCGTTTGATATGTTTTATAGGTTCGGGTGTTGTTACAGATGCTGAAACGAGTTATCATgcgaaagttatgtttttttcatTGATACCATTTGTAGTCATGCTATTACCGAGTGTGTTTGGTTTATCGTATTCTGGTGGAGGATACAGGATTGTTGTTCTTGTGTCACTTTGTGTTGCAGTTATTTGCTTATTCTCATACTTCTTCTATCAGGTATATATATACATGGATCATATCACGAGATCTCTAAgctattctagattcttgattCTTGATATTTGTTTTGCAGCTTTTTGATTCTCGGATTCAGACAAGAAGACTCGAGTATGCAGAAGTTGAAAGAAAAGTTGAGTTGCAAGTACCTTTCTATGAAGTACAAGCACTTATGCTCGATAGAGAGAAGCATCTCATGCTTAGGCAAAAGGAAATGGAGAAAATGATGAAATACCCTGATGCGAGTGAGAAAATAACAATGACAAGGGATGATTTCTATAGCACGTTTGAAGATTGGCTTGATGTTACGAGACAATTGATGGATGATCCACATTCGTTAGATAAATCAGGGTCAGAGTACAATCAGGTGAGCATTACATGATAAACAAGTATCCGTTTTCTTGATATATGAGCTTCGATGTAAACTTGAGTAATTGAGCTATACGTAAGTGATCTTTCAGGTTGCGGAATTGTTGCTTGAAGATAAAAACAAATTGATAGAGCTAATATCCATTATGATGGAACGTGCTTCGGGACAAAAGTTACTTAAAGAAGATGGAGGACGAGATGAATCGGCAATAGCTAGGTGAGTATATATGTACGTTAAAGCTAtatattcatatgtaaatctgACAAGAGTACTATATATGATCCGAAATATAGTCTTATTAACTTTATGTTGAACTTTAATTCAGATTCTATGAACGCATTGATACCAATCACGATGGATTTATCACACGGGATGAACTGAAAAACTTCATTATGGAAATGAACTACGAGGAGATACTGATGGATGACGAGATAGCTGAGATCATAATGAGACATTTGGACATTGATGGAAATGGTAACATCGATAAACAAGAATTCCAATCCGGGGTTACAAAATGGCTCAAGGAGATGGATCATGTAGCTTCACGTAACCAAAAAAAGCAGTCACGTAATAAGAACCTAGTAAGTGTTATTGTAATTATATACTATATCACTTTGTCTATATATATTGGAGAGTTAATATAAGATTATTCATGAAAGCTATTCATTTCGTATTCAAGTGTTAATTAATTATGAACTTGATGTAGGAAAAAGATAGGTATCAACGTGAGGAGGCAAAGGCAAAAGAAAACGAGAAGTTTAAGGCAATAGTACTTCTGATCATTGGAATCTTTATGCTAACAGTTTTGGCTGAGCCTTTGGTAGAAAGTGTTCGAAAATTTTCAGAATCTATAAAGATAGAGGCTTTTTATGTGTCTTTCATCTTAGTACCATTGGCTACAAATGCTAGAACAGCCATTGCAGCGATTAGAGCCGCGAGTCAGAAAAGACATGTAACAACATCTTTAACTTTCTCTGAGGTTAGTGATCTCTCGATCTCGATCACTTGATTTTGTGTTTCTTTATAGGGTGATCTTAAATGGGTCAATTTAACACCACTTTTTTTGTAGCATTATATTTATACCTAGCTTATAATTTACATGTTGTGTAAAATACAGATATACCACAAAGTTTTCATGAACAACATCTTTGGGTTTTCTGTTCTTGTCTCGGTTATATACTTTCGGGGTTTGACATGGCATTTCTCAGCTGAGATTCTGGTTGTGATAATCGTGTGTGTCATAATGGGGCTTCTTGCAAGTTTCAGATCCAAGTTTCCTATGTGGACATTGTTCATCGCATTCCCCCTCTATCCACTTTCTTTGGTCGTGGTTTACCTTTTGGACGACACTTTTCGCTTTACTTGAAACTTGAACTAGAATTCGCATAAAACATGGTTGATCCGATGGTTAAGTACTTAAGCATAGGAGGGAGATGATTTTCAACCTTGTTATTTCGAATTACACATTAGGACGCTTTCTATTTTTGCATAATAGGACCACAAAACCTTTGTATTAGTAGGGATGTTTTAAACTTATTGGTAAAAATGAGGTTATTTTAAAATTGGATCCCACCAACATATATAAAATTTATAAGtttcaaaacaacctttcaactttcgtttttaaattttgatttgttttttttcttttaaatttaattttacaCCTtagttataataaaataaaatacctatattttatttataaagtttATATCCAACTAAAAATAGTATTATAGTAAAAAGTTAAGGGACACAACATCTATATAAAGggccaaaatttttattttagtttccATCCACAAAAGAACATCAAGTAAATATAAGCTTCTTTCTGACCTCATTTATGAATATCCACTCCATAAAAGCAAAAAATAAGAATGACTACATAAATTCCATATTGCGGACTTAGTATTCGTACTGCATTGCACGgtcaacataaaatataaaatgtttatgagaATTGAGAAATCTCTACTATAACAATTATGACTTTTTTCTCATATAAAacgataattaaaaaaaaacaatttcatTTGAGAGCAAATCTAAcaaatttcatttttctttttcagaaaaatgaacgatttttttttgttattatatgTAAATATGTAAATATGTAAGGGAGAGTCTTGGCAAACAGTAAATAAACAAAACACATATGTTAGGACATTTGTTACAAACTTCTGTATACATATTTTAACATATCAACTACGAGCGATAGAATTGGTTAAAGTAAAGACAAACTATACATATAATATGTATAATAGTAATATTAAATTATCTTTGTAACATCTAGAGTATGAGTATATTATGGATGTAGTCCATAATAATGATGTAATAAATTCGAAAAGTGTAAATTGTATTATGGACAATGTTGTGCATATGTATATGGTGTTGGTTGGTGAAGTTCAAGAACAAATAGTGGTTAATCGGTTAAATGTTGGGCATGTATCAAATGCTGGAAAAAAAACCAACATTGCAAGAGGATCTGGTGGAAGGGGATCTAGAGGAAGCAACAATATAGGGACCTTGTTTATTAGTGCTTCATTTCCcgaaaacaaaatatatatatatatatatatatatatatatatatatatatatatatatatatatatatatatatatatatatatatatatatatatatatatatatatatatatatatatatatatatatatataaagttaacaTTTTTTATTGAATCTCATGTATTTGAAACCGcaattctttttttcttttaccacattcatttgaaactcccatgacttttcaatttctttataataataattataattttgtaattaggttaaataaatatcaaatctaaagtgtattcatatataaaataaatttcaatattaaaataatatttttaattctacttataaaattatgttttttaacttttaacatattatacttaatttattagttttaatatattgttggatgtaaaccattatcattttaaatgtataatttttgaacaatttgtataaaatacttacattattaattaaaatataacattataggctcaacttaaatataaattttatttaacttaaacaacccaaagattattttataaatagttaaaagtgataaattgtagtgtctttctaataataattgtaagttggttaataaggttaaataaatatcaaacctaaagtgttataataaatagactaaattttaattttaaaataatatctttacttctatttataaagttatttctttaaattttaatatattatacttgatttattagatttaaaatgttgttgcatgtaaaccattatcagtttaaagctacaatttttgaacagtttggacaaaatacttaaattgttaatttaaatataacattacaatgtcaacttaaatataaatttcagttcgactaaaaaaaccaaataatattttgtaaatagttaaaagtgataaattatagtgataaatgcaaaaaaactaaattgtaatatcagtttaactgaaatatttcctaaatatatttatataatcgttaaaaaatttcaaataagttgcttaaaataacttttaataacaatagttaaaaataactctatataaattattatattgttacctttaaaatcaaaaaaataatgtttgatggtttaaataattataatgatagaaattaaaacgttaagcaaatatattttaaaaaattagttaaaaataataactataaataatattaaaccatatataatatttaattttattgatgtgtaactcacgagtagaagtcattcaaacgattgagattatgacgttataatatatttatatattatcatataattcaaaatagtcaatatattatatcaaattaatatacgaattattatatcaaatttaacaacaacgttagtgttatattttaaaaaatatatacttgtaaagacttcaactatataggtgtttttgtgcattacaatgtcaactcaaatataaatttcagttccatttaaaaaaactaaagaatattttgtaaatagttaaaagtgataaattgtagtgataaaaacaaaaactaactgtaatttaaatttaactaaaatatatttttataatcgttaaaagtttccaaataagtagcttaaaataacttataataacaataggtaaaaacaactctatataaatgattatattgttagctttaaaataaaaaacaatgtttgatgttttaaataatgataatgatagaaattaaaacattaaacaaataaattttaaaaaattaattaatagtaaaaacaactataaataacatcaaatcatatattatattaaattttattcatgtgtaactcgcgggtagaagtcattcaaacgattgagattatgaagttataataaatgtatatattatcatataattcaaaataatcaatatattatatcaatataGTATAtagaaattattatatcaaatttaacaataacattattgttatattcaaaaaatcatatatttgtaaatacTTCAATTGTAtaagtgtttctgcgcaacgcgcg encodes:
- the LOC111916885 gene encoding sodium/calcium exchanger NCL2 — encoded protein: MKKVSTTTACSFAFFFCFLFWSVTGRFLQYDDGEQVSDGVYNHGDKHEQSFFLRFLGFSDSEEYCEQMYGFLPCSSNLPGHLFLIVVYEYLLYHGESYAGGDGRIFGVLGNNFFGASVFQLLDSLPDSLILLASGLSSSKEKAQEYVVTGAGLLAGSSVMLLTLLWGVCFICGRTKFYVKPGSKVKNKVMQLLTGSGVVTDAETSYHAKVMFFSLIPFVVMLLPSVFGLSYSGGGYRIVVLVSLCVAVICLFSYFFYQLFDSRIQTRRLEYAEVERKVELQVPFYEVQALMLDREKHLMLRQKEMEKMMKYPDASEKITMTRDDFYSTFEDWLDVTRQLMDDPHSLDKSGSEYNQVAELLLEDKNKLIELISIMMERASGQKLLKEDGGRDESAIARFYERIDTNHDGFITRDELKNFIMEMNYEEILMDDEIAEIIMRHLDIDGNGNIDKQEFQSGVTKWLKEMDHVASRNQKKQSRNKNLEKDRYQREEAKAKENEKFKAIVLLIIGIFMLTVLAEPLVESVRKFSESIKIEAFYVSFILVPLATNARTAIAAIRAASQKRHVTTSLTFSEIYHKVFMNNIFGFSVLVSVIYFRGLTWHFSAEILVVIIVCVIMGLLASFRSKFPMWTLFIAFPLYPLSLVVVYLLDDTFRFT